A region from the Sulfuricurvum sp. genome encodes:
- a CDS encoding IS1182 family transposase — protein sequence MGNLYKEGENRKQQMFFPPSIDEYVSVDNPVRAIEDYVEMLDMIELGFTKAALNSSDGQPAYHPKLLLKIYIYGYLNKVRSSRRLEVEIKRNIEMMWLCAGLQPSYKTIANFRKENSKALKKVFREFVLLCRDIDLVTGELVAIDGAFLRANASKNQLISKKNVVSDLAKIDENIDEYLNALNFSDNSDKTEQPLKPTVNYLSKMKTKKAKLDKDLALLEKMGVTQYNRTDPDAKKMVKPSHNLMAYNSQIAVDSKYKLIVATEVSSEGQDYHQLYPMAKEAKAILDQDHLNVVADAGYYGGKQVNNCKKENITPYLSIPDKQKGREKKGFFPQDAFTYDPSNDLFICPNQKELHKSTAVQIGQDDTRYYFYGAAIKSCSACPIRSQCIPDKSRFKKISISEYYQTVKEHARMMQTAQAKNVINKRAAICEHPFGTTKQTLGWSHFLVRGIEKVSGENALIMFIYNFRRILNLIGPNLFRKLMNSLKNNENIDAIKAEIALHIAVSIEIWAVLVQILQNNRFRYDFSDFKAKSV from the coding sequence ATGGGCAATCTTTACAAAGAAGGTGAAAATCGGAAGCAGCAAATGTTCTTTCCACCAAGTATTGATGAGTATGTAAGTGTGGATAATCCTGTCAGAGCGATAGAGGATTATGTTGAGATGCTTGATATGATTGAATTAGGGTTTACCAAGGCTGCATTAAATTCATCCGATGGACAACCGGCCTACCATCCAAAACTATTGCTCAAGATTTATATCTATGGTTATCTAAATAAAGTACGCAGTTCAAGACGGTTGGAAGTTGAAATAAAACGTAATATCGAAATGATGTGGCTCTGTGCCGGCTTGCAACCGAGCTATAAAACAATTGCCAATTTTCGAAAAGAAAACAGCAAAGCCCTTAAAAAGGTGTTTCGAGAGTTCGTTTTATTGTGCAGGGATATAGATTTAGTTACGGGTGAGCTTGTAGCGATTGATGGAGCTTTTTTAAGAGCGAATGCTTCTAAAAATCAATTGATTAGCAAAAAAAATGTTGTGAGTGATTTAGCCAAAATCGATGAAAATATCGATGAGTATCTCAACGCACTGAATTTTTCCGATAATTCTGACAAAACAGAACAGCCGTTGAAACCGACAGTGAATTATCTCTCCAAGATGAAAACGAAAAAGGCCAAACTCGATAAGGATCTGGCATTGCTCGAAAAGATGGGTGTCACTCAATACAATAGAACCGATCCTGATGCTAAAAAAATGGTTAAGCCCAGCCATAATCTCATGGCTTACAACAGTCAAATCGCTGTTGACAGTAAGTACAAACTTATCGTAGCAACAGAGGTCAGCTCAGAAGGACAAGATTATCATCAGCTCTATCCAATGGCAAAAGAGGCTAAAGCCATATTGGATCAAGATCATTTAAACGTCGTTGCCGATGCCGGTTATTATGGCGGAAAACAAGTCAATAATTGTAAGAAAGAGAACATTACCCCCTATTTGAGTATTCCAGACAAGCAGAAAGGACGCGAGAAAAAAGGATTTTTTCCTCAAGATGCGTTTACCTATGATCCATCAAACGATTTATTTATCTGTCCTAATCAAAAAGAGTTGCACAAAAGCACTGCCGTACAAATAGGACAAGACGATACACGATATTATTTCTATGGTGCTGCCATAAAAAGCTGTAGCGCCTGCCCGATCCGAAGCCAATGTATCCCGGACAAATCAAGATTTAAAAAAATATCTATTTCAGAATATTACCAAACCGTTAAAGAGCATGCTCGGATGATGCAAACCGCCCAAGCTAAAAACGTCATCAATAAAAGAGCTGCCATTTGCGAACACCCTTTCGGTACAACCAAACAGACACTGGGCTGGTCACACTTTCTTGTTAGAGGCATAGAAAAAGTTTCAGGTGAAAATGCTTTGATTATGTTCATATACAACTTCAGACGCATACTCAATTTAATTGGGCCGAACTTGTTCAGAAAACTGATGAATTCATTGAAAAACAATGAAAATATTGATGCCATAAAGGCTGAAATAGCATTGCATATTGCTGTATCTATTGAGATTTGGGCTGTTTTAGTACAAATTCTTCAAAACAATAGGTTTAGATATGATTTTTCAGATTTCAAAGCTAAATCAGTCTGA
- a CDS encoding DNA-binding response regulator, whose translation MISIVIVEDEILVAHFMSELLKKMGCNVVKIIHKFDNAIETISQIRPDILLLDINLGTKETKTAGITIAEALKDHNILTIFITAYSDERIVKDALMQNPENYIIKPFTEESIKISIQLALNKLQRRSEETVSFKLCQEYAFNAKSKYVMYGDDKIFLTSTELSALELLCDRSNKIITHEELQNSIWEFKSVSSSTVRELFSRLRKKIPCLKIQNHAGIGYELILRG comes from the coding sequence ATGATAAGCATTGTAATTGTAGAAGACGAGATACTCGTTGCCCACTTTATGTCTGAATTGTTGAAAAAAATGGGGTGTAATGTTGTTAAAATTATCCATAAATTTGACAACGCAATCGAAACAATCAGCCAAATTCGTCCCGATATTTTATTGCTTGATATTAATCTTGGTACCAAAGAGACAAAAACAGCGGGTATTACGATAGCCGAAGCACTCAAAGATCACAATATATTAACCATTTTTATTACTGCCTACAGTGATGAGAGAATCGTTAAAGATGCGTTAATGCAAAATCCAGAAAATTACATCATCAAGCCTTTTACCGAAGAGTCCATCAAAATTTCTATCCAACTTGCACTCAATAAACTTCAACGCAGATCCGAAGAGACGGTTTCATTCAAGTTATGTCAAGAATATGCTTTTAATGCAAAGTCGAAATATGTAATGTATGGTGACGATAAAATCTTTTTGACCTCTACTGAACTGTCCGCATTAGAATTATTATGCGATAGATCCAATAAAATTATTACCCATGAAGAACTTCAAAATTCTATCTGGGAGTTTAAATCGGTATCCAGTTCAACCGTGCGTGAATTATTTTCAAGACTGCGTAAGAAAATACCCTGTTTAAAAATTCAAAATCATGCAGGCATAGGATACGAACTTATCCTTAGAGGATAA